The genomic stretch GAGGGAAGAGACCGGTTCATAGTATTTTAATTGCCAACAATGGAATGGCGGCTGTCAAGTTCATCCGTAGTGTCCGAACATGGGCTTATGAAACATTTGGAACTGAGAAGGCCATCCTGTTGGTGGCTATGGCGACCCCAGAGGACATGAGAATTAATGCTGAACATATCAGAATTGCTGACCAGTTTGTGGAAGTTCCCGGCGGGACTAACAACAATAACTATGCCAATGTTCAGCTCATTGTGGAGGTGTGTATAGAGATGCCCTAGTAATATTTGATTGATCTCCTTCCTCTTAATTGATTAGGTATTGTACGGACAGACATACTAGGTTAATTGCATGGATACCCTTTGTCAAACATTGCAATTTGTTTGAGTGCAATCACGGTCTATTTCTATTGTGGTCTAGCCATTGTAAGAATGTGTTCCTTGAGACAATTGGGGAAGATTAAGACCATCAAGAGCTATAAAACTATATGATTATGGGCTTGGCGTGTTGTGACACATTGCTGCGGGTACTAGGAAGTACTACATTCTCCAATtcatctggaaatttttatgtaagGCATTTCTTTTCTTACATCTCGCCCACCCGAAGCTCAGTTATCCGATACGTCTTCAAAATATGGTGCCTTGATACTAGAATGAAAGCTTGTCTACCTAACAAGATTTAGTGATAACCCAAAATCGTTCAATTTCTAGAACGAAAATTCTTGAATTGACGCCAGAAATTCCTGTGGACGTCTGATCAAATGCATTTGCATGAACATTGCAGATGGCAGAGATGACCCATGTGGATGCTGTTTGGCCTGGTTGGGGCCATGCATCCGAGAATCCTGAGCTGCCAGACGCATTGGATGCGAAGGGAATTGTTTTCCTTGGACCTCCAGCCATATCAATGGCAGCACTAGGAGATAAAATTGGTTCTTCTCTAATTGCTCAGGCAGCTGATGTGCCTACTCTTCCATGGAGCGGTTCTCACGTAAGTACATGCCTTCAAATTTCTTTAGAATATGTTCATTCTTCCATGCCTTCAAATTTCTTTAGAATATGTTCATTCTTCCATTGTCTTTGGTTCCAATATTCTGAGTTCACTTCTTTCAGGTGAAAATGTCTCCCGATAGCTGCCTGGTATCAATCCCAGATGAAATATACAGGGAAGCTTGTGTATACACGACAGATGAGGCAATTGCTAGTTGTCAAGTTGTGGGTTACCCTGCAATGATTAAGGCATCGTGGGGAGGTGGTGGTAAAGGAATTAGAAAGGTACGCTACTGTAATTTTGACATGCCATTTTTCCATGTACCTTTGAGCTGACTATTGTATGTTTTTAATCAACCTCGAGAAATTAAGGTAGTGAGCATATGGTAATTATTGTTCTGTAATTCGCCTCTAGGTTCATAATGATGATGAAGTGAGGGCATTGTTCAAACAAGTCCAGGGTGAAGTTCCCGGCTCACCTATATTCATAATGAAAGTTGCTTCACAGGTCAGAAGCCTGAAGTTTCTGAACCTAGCTGAATTTCCTCTTCATGGAAAAGTCCCACTATTCCTCCAGTATCCTGAGGTCCTAACTTAAACATTGTTTTTTTGAGCAGAGCCGACATTTAGAGGTCCAGTTGCTCTGCGATCAGTATGGAAATGTTGCAGCTCTTCATAGCCGTGATTGCAGTGTTCAAAGACGGCACCAAAAGGTAAGTTACTTGCTAAATGACAGACCCAATTTGTCGACTCTGTACCTGTATGTATCATGCATATGGATAGGGACTCTCGAACATGCATACCCACACACCCGTACAACATTTCCACCTTACTTCATGTAATTCTGGAGACTATAGTTTTGGAAGTTTCCAATCTCATCCTTGACATGGTGCTTTGTTTGGAATAGATTATTGAGGAGGGCCCAATAACTGTTGCTCCTGTAGAAACGGTCAAAAAGCTGGAGCAGGCAGCTAGAAGGTTAGCTCAAAGTGTGAATTATGTTGGTGCAGCAACAGTGGAGTACCTGTATAGTATGGACACTGGTGAATACTACTTTTTGGAGCTCAATCCTAGATTACAGGTACTCAATAAGTGCGCTAATATCTAGCTTGCCCACTTCATTCAAACTGGGTATCCAAGCTCTGTAGAATTATATATAGCTACACAGAGCTGGAATTTCTAGTTAGAATGTATATCTATATTCTGGTGCTATTCTGGTGCATTAAGTTGCTTTTCAGTTTTGGAATTTATCTTGATATACATGAGGAATCGTTCTATAGCTGGTTTGATGGAATGAGTTAAAGATATGCTTACGTAAATCTTTGGCTTATTAAGGTCTCATACAAAAGGGGTTGGCTAAAAACATAATAAAGGAACACACTTTTGGTCTTGGGCAGGGTGAAGTGCGATCCTCCCGGTCTTATCTTCTCTAATCAATTTTCTCTGGGGTGGATATTATGTGGTAAGTGTGATGTGTATTTCTCTCTTTCACTGAACTGTTGGATGGATTACTTCTGGTATAGGTTGAGCATCCTGTCACGGAATGGATTGCTGAAATAAATCTGCCAGCTGCTCAAGTTGCTGTTGGGATGGGGATTCCTCTGTGGCAGATTCCTGGTATATGATGTTACCTGACGTAATATATGTCCGCAGTTCATTTCTTGTATTAATTGACAATCTTATCCGTCgtcttctttttgcttcttttggttagagataaggcggtTTTATGGAATGGAACATGGAGGAGGTTATGATGCTTGGCGAAGAACTTCAGTTGTTGCTACTCCCTTTGATTTTGACAAGGCAGAGTCTACGAGGCCCAAAGGTCATTGTGTAGCAGTCCGTGTCACGAGTGAGGATCCTGATGACGGGTTCAAGCCTACCAGTGGGAAAGTACAGGTTAGCAACCAGTTCAAAGCAATCCTAAATGCTTAAGATGATTTTAGTCGACATGAAATTACTTACTAGTTGGCTATGTGCAGGAACTAAGTTTTAAAAGCAAGCCAAATGTGTGGGCTTACTTCTCTGTAAAGGTAAATTATTTGTGCGAGTTTATCAAGTAAAGATTGCTTGAAATGCTCATCTGTTTATAATTGTAAACTTATTGTTCAGTCTGGAGGAGGCATTCACGAATTTTCAGATTCCCAATTCGGTAAGTCCTGATGACAACCCTTACAATTTAGCTAAAACTTTATATTTGTTGTTTTAAGTACTTTGTTTGGTAGGAGGATACGATGTCCATGGTTTGATTTTGTTGTCCTGCTAACCACTACGCTTCTTTGAAATTGCTGAGCTGCTAACTGCTACTGATTTGTTTTACAACCTGATTGAAGCTGTTTTAATGGGGGAAATCTGACTGTAGAGAGTGCATATTAAGTGGTAAATGTTAGagttattaaatattaaaccacgtcttcatctaacagcttaagcttttagaacaggtGGCGatgatcccacaaaatctcacatggtatcagagcagtaGGTCCGGAGTTCAAATCATTTCAGGCCCctgcccctatttgcctccccaatgaaaTATGTCCACGCTTAATACTAAGCAAAAAAACCAGACTAAGTGTGAGGGAgaatgttagagtaattaaatattaaaccaggTATTCATCTAACAGCTAAAGCTTTTAGACCGGTTGGCGATGGTCCCACAGAATCTCACAATAAATAACAGTTCATGGGGAGTATGGGTTTTCATCTCACAGCATTACTTTGTTTTGGCTACTGCTGTTCTATGCTTTGATAGCGGACAATGCCTCACAACTTAAAAGTTGATGTGTGGTTTGTTAGCCTATGAAGTTACCGTGCTTGATGACTGCCAAACCATGAGAAGTATGCGGGAAAGACAAAGGGAAAAGGTTACCATGTCAAGCTAACATGCATTGGCTTATGATGCCTATGGATCTGAGAGACTAAGTTGGTCCTATCTTAGCAAgataaatacatataacatCTGACTTATGTTGTCTCAATCCCTATTGTATTTTCCCACCAGGACCTCTTGTCCATAGTAGTCCTGGCTAATGACATACAAATCGCTTTGCTAAAACAACTTATGCATCCCATGTAGTCTTATACCTTGATGGTATAAGTTCTCATATTACTTTTGGGTTGAACTTTCTAACAATACTTTATATGCTATAATTGGAACAATACAAACAGGACAGTATGTAATAACATTCTAGTCTTCACTGGCAAAGAGACTTCATCAGGGGATCAACCTATTTTTTCCTCATTAAGTGTATGCTTCAGTGTTTATTTCAGTTGTTTGAAAGATGAGTTTGCATAATCTTGatatttttattctgaaaagtGTCAAACTTATGAAAGTTTTACTCTTGCTTCAGGACACGTCTTCGCATTCGGGGAATCCAGAGCTCTGGCAATTGCTAATATGGTTCTTGGGctgaaagaaattcaaattaggGGTGAAATTCATACCAATGTTGACTATACAATTGATCTTCTTCATGTATGTCTTGTCTAGGCTTATCTTCTTTTGTAGTCTCTTTTATGCTTGCGGTTTTAGTTTAAAGGCTATGATGTTGTGCAGGCTTTAGATTACAGAGACAATAAAATCCACACAGGTTGGTTGGACAGTAGAATTGCTATGCGGGTTAGGGCAGAAAGACCTCCCTGGTATCTCTCTGTGGTTGGAGGAGCGCTGTATGTAAGTGAAATATTAAACATCTCCTCAGTTTCCGAGAATCTTTTGAATGCATCATTTACATCTTTTTTACTTCAGAAAGCATCTGCTAGCAGTGCAGCTCTCGTTTCAGATTATGTTGGTTATCTTGAGAAAGGGCAAATTCCTCCCAAGGTACTTAAAGATACAATGATGATTAAGGTTCCATCTGAGTTGCCTGTAATGATTAAgtcaatcgatttttttttttcagcacaTATCACTTGTCAACTCTCAAGTTTCATTGAACATTGAAGGAAGCAAATATACGGTATGCGACTGATAATCATCAAGCTAGGTCACTTTCTGCTTGTGCTCTCTTCAAGTTGTGTATAATCAATTATCTGAACTCTCACAGGTTGACATGGTCAGAGGCGGATCCGGAAGCTATAGATTGAAGATGAATGAGTCTGAGATTGAGGCGGAAATACATACTTTACGTGATGGAGGTCTATTGATGCAGGCAAGCATGAATTTGCATGACATGTCCATGTTTTTTTGTGGTATACCCAGCTTATATTGGTATCTATTGGTGTCTTGGATTTTGGGTTAGAGATGTTTCAGCTGATGCCAATGAAGCATCTAGGTGCCATTCTAAGATCGTCATATTAGTTATTACATTAGAGATGCTTTAAGAAATCCTAGAACAGATGAGGACGCCTTGTGGCTTGTGTTCGACTTAATCATTTGCGTCTGTGTAGGGGACTGGTGCTACCATTGCACTTTCTGTTTGTGTCTTGTGTGGTCAGGGTTTTTAATCATTCCTTGGCAGGAGAAAGACTTTTGTTCTTAGAAAACTCCGCTATTCAGTATCCTGAATAAAAGATCAATCTCTAGACTATTTTGAGATCAACATTTGTTCTTCAGAGGTCCTTTTTGCTCTAGATTTTGTAATTACGCCTGCTCCTACTACTATTGGCCATGACGAGCCTGAGAAATTTTAATATTAGCTGATGAGAAAGAAACAGCTACAAGCAAAAGAGTACCTCTTGTGGAAGATGTGAAGTCTTATATGTTTCTCAGGCCATGACGAGCCTGAGAAATTTTTAATCATTCCTTGGCAGGAGCTTTTGGCTCTGCTTCTAATTCCAAGTGAAAGATGTGAAGTCTTATATGTTTCTAGTGACAGTTCTTGTTACTTTTTGGACAAAAGCCAGTACATGCCATTTTCCTGGTTGCAAATATTAGTAGAGTAGAGCTCAGAGGAAAAGGTACTGCGTAATCAGCATATTTAGTCGCCCTAGAAAAATTCACTCATTTGCTTTATTTCCGCCCTTTTACGGTTATTTTggttttcctcttcccttttatGCTATAAACAAACTACTGATAAGGCGACCGACTGTAATGGCCGGAGTTATCTTGTTTCTGTGTATGGCCAATTTCCATTTAGACAATCTTAATTCTTTGCATCTGAGTAATCATCTATTTCGGAATTCTTTTGTCGTTCTAGTAAGAAGTTGATTGTTCAATTATGTGCAGTTGGATGGGAACAGTCATGTCATATATGCTGAAGAAGAGGCAGCTGGAACTCGTCTCCTGATTGATGGTAGAACCTGCTTGCTTCAGGTTAAGGAGACTCCTCCTTTTGTCCATTTTGTGCTCTTCTTTTTGCCAAACTAGATAGTCTTTTGAGCTCATTGACTGATTTTTGCATCTGATATTTTAGAATGATCATGATCCCTCGAAGTTAGTGGCAGAGACTCCATGCAAGCTGCTTAGGTTTTTGATTTCTGATGGCAGTCATATAGATGCAGACACACCATATGCTGAAGTTGAGGTTATGAAGATGTGCATGCCCCTACTTTCACCTGCTTCCGGAGTCATACAATTTGAAATGTCTGAAGGTCAAGCAATGCAGGTACATCATGGTGCTGGAAACTATAGGTAGTGTACTGTTTACTATTGAACTTAATATGTTACTTTACTGTAGGCTGGTGAACTTATAGCAAGGTTGGATTTAGACGATCCTTCGGCTGTAAGGAAGGCAGAACCTTTTCATGGCAGTTTCCCAGTCCTGGGCCCTCCTACTGCAGTTTCCGGAAAGGTTCATCAGAGATGTGCTGCAAGTTTAAATGCTGCCCGCATGATTCTCGCAGGTTATGAGCACAACGTTGACGAAGTAAGCAGTCACTTCTCTTACTCAAGGTTGCGGATTAGTTTCTCGattgaaaatccatttttccCTATCCCATCTGCAGAGGGTTCAATTTTGTTAGCTAAGAATGCGAGAATCATTTCCATGATGAATGATGTTTCTTTCTCCAACTAAAAGCCTGTTATCTATCTCAGGTAGTGCAAAATTTGCTTGCTTGTCTCGATAGCCCGGAGCTCCCTTTCCTTCAATGGCAAGAGTGCTTGTCCGTTCTGGCAACTCGCCTTCCGAAAGATCTCAGAAATGAGGTATAAGATTTTGGTGTAGCATGACTGCATTCTTACTAGTTGAATGTTGGACTTGctttatttactttcttttacCGTGTTAGTTGGAATCCAAATTTAAGGAGTTAGAAAGAGTTTCAAACTCTCAGATTGTGGACTTCCCTGCAAAGTTGCTCAAAGGCATTCTTGAGGTAAGTTCGTTCCTCAACACACCTACTTTGCTTCAATCTTGTAGTGCATTTCCATTGTCATATaagttccttctttcttttttctttttaaaccaGGCCCATATATCCGCCTGTCCCGAGAAAGAAAAGGCGTCCCAGGAAAGACTGATTGAGCCATTAATGAGCCTTGTGAAGTCTTATGAGGGAGGAAGGGAAAGTCATGCCCGAGTAATCGTTCAATCCCTTTTTGAAGGGTATCTCTCAGTTGAAGAACTATTCAGTGACAACATTCAGGTCAGTTCTCTGAATCAACAACGAAGATTTTGGGTTTCATATCCTAGCTCGAATTGCGTTGAGATCATAGGTTCAGGGGTATGTTGCTTGAACTTACTTGATGGACTTGTATGTTGAGATATGCCATGGCGTGACCATTTTGATCTCTATAGAGTTTTTGTATCATCTGATAACTGATTGAAACTATTCAACTTGCttcctatatttttttatcataatcaACTTCAGTCAACATctgagacaattttttttttcaggctgATGTGATTGAACGGCTTCGGCTTCAATATAAGAAGGATTTATTGAAAGTTGTGGACATAGTGCTTTCTCATCAGGTCATCATCTTCTATCTTTGGTTGCTTTCTATGTATTATATtcctttttattatctttgcCTTGATCAGGTGCTGATGTGTGCTTGCCACATTGCAGggtataaaaagtaaaaataagctGATATTGCGTCTCATGGAACAGCTGGTTTACCCTAATCCTGCTGCATACAGAGATAAACTCATTCGCTTTTCGCTTTTAAACCATATTAATTACTCTGAGGTTAGCCATGGCACTTCAGTTGTTATAGCTTAATTGCGTTAGTTCGATGGTTTGTCGATTCTTGGATCACTTCCAGGTTGTTTCTCCTCTGAGAGTGTGTCAATTTatcattcaaaattcatcgtttcaGTTAGCACTTAAGGCGAGTCAACTGCTGGAACAAACTAAACTGAGCGAACTCCGTTCCAGTATTGCTAGAAGTCTCTCCGAACTAGAGATGTTTACTGAAGATGGTGAAAACATGGACACCCCAAAGAGGAAAAGTGCTATCAATGAACGAATGGAGGATTTGGTGAGTACTCCTCTGGCAGTTGAAGATGCCCTCGTTGGCCTGTTTGACCATAGCGATCACACTCTTCAAAGGCGGGTTGTGGAGACTTATGTTCGTAGGCTATACCAGGTAGATGGTCTAGACTTaccttttttctgtttattttgttattttgatgTGCTTTGCTCATCCAATCTTATGCATCTCTGCCAGCCCTATCTTGTAAAGGGGAGTGTAAGAATGCAGTGGCACAGATCTGGTCTCATTGCTTCATGGGAATTCTTGGAAGAGCAcatagaaagaaagaacagtTCTGAAGATAAAACGTTTGATGAGCCATTGGTTGAGAAACATAGTGAAAGGAGATGGGGAGCCATGGTCATCACTAAGTCCCTTCAATTTTTGCCGGCAATCGTCAATGCAGCCCTGAGGGAAACTACTCACAATGTTCATGAAGCAGTTCCAAATGGCTTGTCCGAACCAAAGTGTTTTGGCAATATGATGCACATAGCTTTAGCAGGAATTAATAATCAGATGAGTCTACTTCAGGACAGGtaatgtgcatttttttttgcctctaaTTAGCACTGGATTTTGTTATTGCAATGCACCAGACATTACAAAAACTTTACTGCAAGATTTTATCAATTAGCAGCCACCCATGTTCCTTGATACTTGAATATCAGCTGCAAGTGCAGATTAGTGAAAAACGTGTCTCAGGAAAAAAGAATAAGGGAGATCTGTTTGTGGTTTACTCAACCTGATATTcttattgttggaaattgcATAGTATGACGCAATCAATAACCTTGCATTGGGATTGCTTGCTCGATTCTGTGGCAAATAGAACCTGAAGTCCAGTTGCTACCAAGCAAATCTCAATTGTTATTTGTGTCATGTATTACTCCAGTGGCGATGAAGATCAGGCTCAAGAAAGGATCAACAAATTAGCCAAGATACTTAAAGAGCAAGAATTAAGTTCCAGTCTACGAACTTCTGGTGTAGGAGTAATCAGCTGTATCATACAGAGGGATGAAGGGAGAGCTCCTATGAGGCACTCCTTCCATTGGTCAGCCGAGAAGTGCCACTATGAGGAAGAACCTCTATTACGCCATCTAGAGCCTCCTCTCTCCATATACCTTGAATTGGTATATCTTCTCATCCTCAAACTTATTTTGTTTCTCTGAAACTATAAATTGATACAAGTGATCCCATGCACCATAATAAAATACAGGACAAGCTTAAAGGCTATGAGAATATCAAGTATACGCCCTCCAGGGACCGTCAGTGGCATTTATACACTGTTAAAGACAAGCCCCTTCCAATCCAGAGAATGTTCCTCAGAACTCTGGTCAGGCAACCCACAACAACTGGTGGTTTTGCGTCATACCAGGGCCTCGATATGGGATCATCAGTTTCTCAGCTAGCTGCGTCTTACACTTTGAGGAGCATCTTGAGGTCCTTAGTTGTTGCCATGGAAGAGCTGGAACTAAATGCCCATAATGCTACTGGCAAATATGATCATGCTCACATGTACCTTTATGTTATACAAGAGCAACAAGTGAATGACCTCGTGCCTTATGCCAAGTAATTGTCTCTCATTTTACCCTGCTCTTTTATGTTCCTTTGAATGCCCGTGTGAGTCTTAGACTGAGACACCGGCAGGAGAGTGGAAGTAGATGCAAAGCAAGAAGAAGCTGCCGTTACACAGATCCTGGAAGAGCTAGCACGGGAAATTCATGCATCTGTTGGGGTAAGGATGCATCGGCTAGGTGTCAGTGAGTGGGAAGTGAAGCTGTGGATTGCATCTTCTGGGCAGGCAAATGGAGCTTGGAGATTTGTGGTAACGAATGTAACTGGCCACACGTGCACTACTCATGTAAGTTTAACTTCTTTTTTGGGAGAATGTAAGTTTAACTTCTTATTTTGTTGTACAAAAGGTAAAAGAGGAAGCCTGATGTGCACAAATCATACTGACTGCGTAAATTTCTCCTGAATTTGAATAGTACTCACAGAATTACTTTGGTAGTGTTTCCATCTCTTTCTAAATTAAATCGAAGTAAATTCAAGGTAATGGTTATTATATGGTCAGAGAAATTTACCAAAGACCACTCTTTGGAGTTTGTGTGCTTTCATAATTTTCAGTTTCTGTTCATTTTGCTATTTTCCTGGGGATAGACTCCAAAGTTGTCATCATATTTACCTTGGCCTTGTTACTTGGGCTCCTAAACTTAGAGATGGGATCTTTGATGCTACTTGTATTTTCTGCATCATCAGATTTACCGTGAACTCGAGGATTCAAGCACCCACAAAGTGGTCTATCATTCAATCTCTGTGCGTGGCCCTCTACATGGAGTTCCAGTAAATGCACCCTACAAGCCCTTGGGAGCTCTTGAGCGAAAACGTCTCTCAGCCAGGACGAGCAACACTACTTACTGCTATGATTTTCCACTTGTGAGTATTCCTCGTACTTCCTTGTGATTCTGAATGATGACAGAGCTTCACTCAACTTGAAGCAGCTTGAGTTAACTTGGTTGAGCAAAATTATTCTGCAGGCATTTCAGACAGCTCTGGAGATGGCTTGGGCATCCCATTCTCCATATGATGACAACATCAAGAATAAGATACTTCTCAAAGTAAACGAGCTGAATTTTGCTGATAGAAATGGCAGCTGGGGAACCCCTCTGGTACCTGTAGAGCGCGAGCCTGGGAGTAATGATGTCGGGATGGTAGCTTGGTGCATGGAAATGGCTACTCCTGAGTTCCCTTCTGGGAGAACAGTTCTAGTTGTCTCGAACGATGTAACCTTTAAAGCAGGATCTTTCGGCCAAAAAGAAGACGCATTTTTCAGTGCAGTCACTGATCTTGCATGTGCAAAGAAATTGCCTCTGATTTATTTGGCAGCAAACTCCGGTGCACGTCTAGGGGTAGCGGAGGAAGTGAAAGCTCGCTTCAGAGTTGGTTGGTCCGATGAATCGAATCCTGAGCGCGGTTTCCAGTACATGTATTTGACGCCTGATGACTATGCTGAGATGGGATCATCTGTGATAGCACATGAGCTAAAGTTGGCTAATGGAGAAACTAGATGGGTCATAGATACCATTGTCGGGAAGGAGGATGGACTTGGAGTAGAAAATTTGTCGGGAAGTGGGGCAATTGCTGGTGCTTATTCTAGGGCATACAAGGAGACTTTTACCCTTACGTATGTGACTGGCAGAACTGTTGGTATAGGTGCTTATCTTGCTAGGCTCGGGATGCGTTGCATACAGAGGCTTGATCAACCGATAATTTTAACAGGTTTCTCTGCACTTAACAAACTTCTTGGCCGCGAGGTTTACAGTTCCCACATGCAACTTGGAGGTCCAAAAATTATGGCAACTAATGGGGTGGTTCATCTGACCGTTTCGGATGACCTTGAAGGGGTTTCATCCATATTGAAGTGGCTAAGTTTTGTTCCTCCTCATGTTGGTGGTCCACTTCCAATCTGCAAACCCTTGGATTCCCCCGAAAGGCCTGTCGAGTACTTTGTGGAAAACTCGTGTGATCCTCGTGCTGCCATTCGTGGTGTCTTGGATAGTAATGGAAATTGGGTTGGTGGTATTTTTGACAAGGATAGCTTCATTGAGACTCTTGAAGGCTGGGCAAGGACGGTCGTAACAGGACGAGCTAAGCTGGGAGGCATCCCTGTGGGAATTGTAGCGGTCGAGACCCAAACAGTAATGCAAGTCATTCCTGCGGACCCAGGTCAGCTGGATTCCCATGAGAGAGTGGTCCCACAGGCTGGACAAGTATGGTTCCCGGATTCCGCGACCAAGACAGCTCAAGCAATTTTAGATTTCAACAGGGAAGAACTTCCTCTTTTTATCCTGGCTAACTGGAGAGGTTTCTCAGGCGGGCAGAGAGACCTCTTTGAAGGGATCCTGCAAGCCGGGTCAACAATAGTTGAGAACCTTAGAACATACAAACAGCCTGTATTTGTCTACATCCCGATGATGGGCGAGCTCCGTGGCGGGGCATGGGTGGTCGTGGACAGCCGGATTAATTCAGACCATATCGAGATGTATGCCGAGCGGACGGCCAAGGGGAATGTCCTCGAGCCAGAGGGGATGATAGAGATCAAGTTCAAGACCAAGGACCTTCTAGAGTGCATGGGTAGATTGGATGAAGATCTGGTCAGACTGAAGTCAAAGCTGGAGGCATCTAGAAAGGCTGGTGCTCTTGATGTGGTAGATTCACTGCAGCAGAAGATTAAAGCCCGAGAGAAGAGCCTCTTGCCCTTGTACACACAGATAGCCACTAAATTTGCTGAACTGCACGATACTTCATTGAGGATGGCAGCGAAGGGGGTCATCAGAGAAGTTGTTGACTGGAAAACCTCCCGCTCCTTCTTCTACAGAA from Rhodamnia argentea isolate NSW1041297 chromosome 2, ASM2092103v1, whole genome shotgun sequence encodes the following:
- the LOC115748892 gene encoding acetyl-CoA carboxylase 1-like isoform X1 translates to MAYFCTRRKLNSCQASTNFARQYSLEVDFMSEAQRKPSLPGLGRVNGFTNGVLPVRSPATISAVDEFRKALGGKRPVHSILIANNGMAAVKFIRSVRTWAYETFGTEKAILLVAMATPEDMRINAEHIRIADQFVEVPGGTNNNNYANVQLIVEMAEMTHVDAVWPGWGHASENPELPDALDAKGIVFLGPPAISMAALGDKIGSSLIAQAADVPTLPWSGSHVKMSPDSCLVSIPDEIYREACVYTTDEAIASCQVVGYPAMIKASWGGGGKGIRKVHNDDEVRALFKQVQGEVPGSPIFIMKVASQSRHLEVQLLCDQYGNVAALHSRDCSVQRRHQKIIEEGPITVAPVETVKKLEQAARRLAQSVNYVGAATVEYLYSMDTGEYYFLELNPRLQVEHPVTEWIAEINLPAAQVAVGMGIPLWQIPEIRRFYGMEHGGGYDAWRRTSVVATPFDFDKAESTRPKGHCVAVRVTSEDPDDGFKPTSGKVQELSFKSKPNVWAYFSVKSGGGIHEFSDSQFGHVFAFGESRALAIANMVLGLKEIQIRGEIHTNVDYTIDLLHALDYRDNKIHTGWLDSRIAMRVRAERPPWYLSVVGGALYKASASSAALVSDYVGYLEKGQIPPKHISLVNSQVSLNIEGSKYTVDMVRGGSGSYRLKMNESEIEAEIHTLRDGGLLMQLDGNSHVIYAEEEAAGTRLLIDGRTCLLQNDHDPSKLVAETPCKLLRFLISDGSHIDADTPYAEVEVMKMCMPLLSPASGVIQFEMSEGQAMQAGELIARLDLDDPSAVRKAEPFHGSFPVLGPPTAVSGKVHQRCAASLNAARMILAGYEHNVDEVVQNLLACLDSPELPFLQWQECLSVLATRLPKDLRNELESKFKELERVSNSQIVDFPAKLLKGILEAHISACPEKEKASQERLIEPLMSLVKSYEGGRESHARVIVQSLFEGYLSVEELFSDNIQADVIERLRLQYKKDLLKVVDIVLSHQGIKSKNKLILRLMEQLVYPNPAAYRDKLIRFSLLNHINYSELALKASQLLEQTKLSELRSSIARSLSELEMFTEDGENMDTPKRKSAINERMEDLVSTPLAVEDALVGLFDHSDHTLQRRVVETYVRRLYQPYLVKGSVRMQWHRSGLIASWEFLEEHIERKNSSEDKTFDEPLVEKHSERRWGAMVITKSLQFLPAIVNAALRETTHNVHEAVPNGLSEPKCFGNMMHIALAGINNQMSLLQDSGDEDQAQERINKLAKILKEQELSSSLRTSGVGVISCIIQRDEGRAPMRHSFHWSAEKCHYEEEPLLRHLEPPLSIYLELDKLKGYENIKYTPSRDRQWHLYTVKDKPLPIQRMFLRTLVRQPTTTGGFASYQGLDMGSSVSQLAASYTLRSILRSLVVAMEELELNAHNATGKYDHAHMYLYVIQEQQVNDLVPYAKRVEVDAKQEEAAVTQILEELAREIHASVGVRMHRLGVSEWEVKLWIASSGQANGAWRFVVTNVTGHTCTTHIYRELEDSSTHKVVYHSISVRGPLHGVPVNAPYKPLGALERKRLSARTSNTTYCYDFPLAFQTALEMAWASHSPYDDNIKNKILLKVNELNFADRNGSWGTPLVPVEREPGSNDVGMVAWCMEMATPEFPSGRTVLVVSNDVTFKAGSFGQKEDAFFSAVTDLACAKKLPLIYLAANSGARLGVAEEVKARFRVGWSDESNPERGFQYMYLTPDDYAEMGSSVIAHELKLANGETRWVIDTIVGKEDGLGVENLSGSGAIAGAYSRAYKETFTLTYVTGRTVGIGAYLARLGMRCIQRLDQPIILTGFSALNKLLGREVYSSHMQLGGPKIMATNGVVHLTVSDDLEGVSSILKWLSFVPPHVGGPLPICKPLDSPERPVEYFVENSCDPRAAIRGVLDSNGNWVGGIFDKDSFIETLEGWARTVVTGRAKLGGIPVGIVAVETQTVMQVIPADPGQLDSHERVVPQAGQVWFPDSATKTAQAILDFNREELPLFILANWRGFSGGQRDLFEGILQAGSTIVENLRTYKQPVFVYIPMMGELRGGAWVVVDSRINSDHIEMYAERTAKGNVLEPEGMIEIKFKTKDLLECMGRLDEDLVRLKSKLEASRKAGALDVVDSLQQKIKAREKSLLPLYTQIATKFAELHDTSLRMAAKGVIREVVDWKTSRSFFYRRLHRRIAEASLIKTVEDAGGNQLSRTSAYALMKSWFVNSEAAKGREDAWNDDGLFFSWKDDVRNYEDKLQELRIQKVLQQLTDIGSSASDLRALPQGLIALLDKMESSSRASLVQELLKVLSCT